The proteins below are encoded in one region of Levilactobacillus namurensis:
- a CDS encoding glycosyltransferase, translating into MKIAILLNYVNYRQTVACCDNLLISGMDEVVIVDNASNNGSYQFLKDKYGVSESVHVIKSKKNFGYAQGNNIGLKYAESRFQLHEQNSIFIVNPDVVVSEKTINYLDNFVMRTPNAGAVTALINGTVNSAWHHMTPLSSFIYNSWILKWILLKMGFREGSFYRESSNEDAFIPVDVVTGAFFCIKQSVFKKIGYFDSGTFLYYEEEALYCRLLDDDFQNYLLNCVNFEHVGRGSTSLKKLSFKKINDYSRLYVVSKYYNAGSFYKRMYHVVNAVDNFILILLRRVSS; encoded by the coding sequence ATGAAAATCGCAATTTTATTGAATTATGTTAATTATAGACAGACGGTGGCATGTTGCGATAATCTATTAATTTCGGGAATGGACGAAGTTGTTATTGTAGATAATGCATCAAATAATGGATCATATCAGTTCTTGAAAGATAAGTATGGGGTAAGTGAAAGTGTTCATGTTATAAAGTCGAAAAAGAATTTCGGGTATGCTCAGGGAAACAATATTGGGCTTAAGTATGCTGAAAGTCGATTCCAATTGCATGAGCAAAATTCCATATTTATTGTTAATCCGGATGTCGTAGTTTCAGAAAAAACGATTAACTATTTGGATAATTTCGTAATGAGAACACCAAACGCTGGTGCTGTGACTGCGCTGATAAACGGAACGGTTAACTCAGCTTGGCATCATATGACCCCATTGAGTTCTTTTATATATAATTCATGGATATTGAAGTGGATTTTATTAAAAATGGGATTTAGGGAAGGTAGTTTTTATAGGGAGAGTAGTAATGAGGATGCATTTATCCCAGTAGATGTTGTTACGGGAGCTTTTTTTTGCATTAAACAGAGTGTTTTTAAAAAGATTGGGTACTTTGATAGTGGTACATTCCTTTATTATGAAGAAGAAGCATTATATTGTAGATTGCTGGATGACGACTTTCAAAATTATTTATTAAATTGCGTGAATTTTGAACATGTAGGTCGAGGATCTACTAGCTTGAAAAAATTGTCCTTTAAAAAGATAAATGATTATAGCAGGCTATATGTAGTTTCAAAATACTATAATGCGGGAAGTTTTTACAAGAGAATGTACCATGTTGTAAATGCTGTAGATAATTTCATTCTAATTTTGTTGAGAAGAGTGTCTTCTTGA
- a CDS encoding capsular polysaccharide synthesis protein produces MKKVSIIIKCFGIVKGIKYISIKLIGLFLRMIFRLLGSKMDGFASVLKRVASKTDEMIEDYIYEKYKPIFYKYSKYREEGVVPSQKILWTVWLQGEANLPYAVSECIKSMKRNAGEYTVQVVSLENLNRYLDVDSSVIESFNEGHISAAHLSDYLRVMLLKRYGGVWLDATQYMVRPLPDDIWNFELLVWNKVRDITSRNMYVAIPFVEKFNNGFLVGKRNSLFYSFAADITFELLSDPILKIDYFSNFKAYFAGVKRIPELKKQWSRMEPVNQYGLLTRQLWNKPITQNVANLIDKDENIFFVFTYKLVWKNSVNGVKTVQEYILESYQ; encoded by the coding sequence ATGAAAAAGGTCAGTATTATTATCAAATGTTTTGGTATTGTAAAAGGAATTAAGTATATTTCTATAAAGTTAATTGGGCTGTTCTTGCGTATGATTTTTAGATTACTAGGTAGTAAAATGGATGGATTTGCTTCTGTTTTGAAGAGAGTAGCTTCTAAGACCGATGAAATGATAGAAGATTATATTTATGAAAAATATAAGCCCATATTTTATAAATACTCAAAATACCGTGAGGAGGGGGTAGTACCTTCCCAGAAGATATTATGGACGGTATGGCTTCAAGGAGAGGCAAATCTTCCTTATGCAGTTTCTGAATGTATAAAGTCTATGAAGCGTAATGCAGGTGAGTATACTGTACAGGTAGTGTCTTTGGAAAACTTGAATCGATATCTAGATGTTGACTCAAGTGTTATTGAAAGTTTTAATGAAGGACATATTTCTGCTGCCCATCTAAGCGATTATTTACGGGTTATGCTTCTGAAAAGATATGGTGGGGTTTGGTTAGACGCTACTCAGTACATGGTTCGACCGCTTCCGGATGATATATGGAACTTTGAATTGTTGGTCTGGAATAAAGTACGCGACATTACCTCCCGTAATATGTATGTGGCAATTCCGTTTGTTGAAAAATTCAACAATGGTTTTCTAGTTGGTAAAAGAAACTCATTATTTTATAGCTTTGCAGCTGATATAACGTTTGAATTACTTAGTGATCCTATTTTAAAAATCGATTATTTTTCTAATTTCAAAGCTTATTTTGCAGGTGTAAAAAGGATTCCTGAATTGAAGAAGCAATGGAGTAGAATGGAACCTGTAAATCAGTATGGACTACTTACAAGGCAACTTTGGAATAAGCCAATAACGCAGAATGTTGCCAATTTGATTGATAAGGATGAAAATATCTTTTTTGTTTTTACATATAAGCTCGTTTGGAAGAATAGTGTTAATGGTGTAAAAACAGTACAAGAATATATATTGGAGAGTTACCAATGA
- the rfbA gene encoding glucose-1-phosphate thymidylyltransferase RfbA produces MKGIILAGGSGTRLYPITKSISKQLVPVYDKPMIYYPLSTLMLAGIKDILVISTPRDLPRFEDLFGDGSFLGLNISYKVQEQPKGLAQAFIIAEDFIDNDTVCLILGDNIYYGGGLSELLQSVSSKKVGATVFGYHVNDPERFGVVSFDKDKHVKSIEEKPNHPASNYAITGMYFYDNQVVDIAKGLKPSRRGELEITDINQTYLREGLLDVKLMGRGFAWLDTGTHDSLQEASNFIATVEKRQNLKIACLEEVAYRMGYIDKEAVYNLAQPLKKNDYGQYLLRLINRV; encoded by the coding sequence ATGAAAGGAATAATTTTAGCGGGTGGATCAGGAACCAGACTTTATCCGATAACGAAGTCAATATCAAAACAATTAGTGCCAGTATACGATAAACCCATGATATATTATCCGCTGTCCACTTTAATGTTAGCAGGGATTAAAGATATTTTAGTTATATCCACGCCGAGAGATCTTCCTCGGTTTGAGGATTTATTTGGTGATGGTAGTTTTTTGGGATTAAATATTTCCTATAAGGTTCAAGAACAACCTAAGGGGTTGGCTCAAGCATTTATTATTGCCGAGGACTTCATTGATAATGATACGGTGTGCTTGATACTGGGTGATAATATTTATTATGGTGGTGGATTATCTGAACTTCTTCAAAGTGTTTCAAGTAAGAAGGTTGGAGCAACTGTATTTGGGTATCATGTTAATGATCCTGAGAGATTTGGTGTGGTATCTTTTGATAAAGATAAACATGTAAAATCTATTGAAGAGAAGCCAAACCATCCAGCTAGTAATTATGCTATAACAGGAATGTATTTTTATGATAATCAGGTCGTAGATATTGCTAAAGGACTTAAACCGTCTAGACGTGGTGAGTTAGAAATAACAGATATTAATCAAACATATTTGCGTGAGGGCTTGCTGGATGTGAAATTGATGGGACGTGGTTTTGCATGGTTAGATACGGGAACCCATGATTCACTTCAGGAAGCTAGTAATTTTATTGCAACGGTTGAGAAAAGGCAAAATTTAAAAATCGCTTGCCTAGAGGAAGTAGCTTATCGTATGGGGTATATTGATAAAGAAGCAGTCTATAATTTGGCTCAGCCTCTAAAAAAGAATGACTACGGTCAGTACTTGTTAAGACTTATAAATCGTGTATAG
- a CDS encoding stealth family protein, producing MVEHFNVDFVVTWVNGQDKTWLEKYNKYSDEDTLDVKNARFRDFYIFQYWFRAVEKYAPWVHHIFLVTDRQVPTWLNVDNKKLTVVDHSQLIDAKYLPVFNSSAIELNLYKIPSLSEHFVYFNDDMFLNRPIKKTDFFSKSGLPKDTAGLNAIQPMFDFDYIHENNMRIINQNFNKKEVMKKHFFKFINPVNMELNIYTILLFFWPRFTRFFDLHYPYSLRKSKMKMVIQSNHSAYVQTMNDRFRSKQDITIWLVRYYSLVNGEFSVRSPRVGKIYDLYTNFDAANKDIRNGKHKMIVINDDANIDHKMFKKISHSLRQTFEGKFPDKSSFEN from the coding sequence TTGGTAGAACATTTTAACGTTGATTTTGTTGTTACTTGGGTTAATGGACAAGATAAAACCTGGCTTGAAAAGTATAATAAATATAGTGACGAAGATACTTTAGATGTAAAAAATGCTAGATTTCGTGACTTTTACATATTTCAGTATTGGTTTAGGGCCGTGGAGAAGTATGCTCCTTGGGTTCATCATATTTTTTTGGTTACAGATCGTCAGGTTCCAACATGGCTAAATGTTGATAATAAAAAATTGACTGTGGTGGATCATTCACAATTGATTGATGCTAAGTATCTTCCAGTTTTTAATTCAAGTGCAATTGAACTTAATTTATATAAAATCCCCTCTTTGTCAGAGCATTTTGTTTACTTTAATGATGATATGTTTTTGAATAGGCCCATCAAAAAAACAGACTTTTTTTCGAAGTCTGGATTGCCAAAAGACACTGCAGGATTAAACGCGATTCAACCCATGTTTGATTTCGATTATATTCATGAAAATAATATGCGAATAATCAACCAAAACTTTAATAAAAAAGAAGTTATGAAAAAACACTTTTTTAAATTTATTAATCCTGTCAATATGGAACTAAATATTTACACAATATTGCTGTTTTTCTGGCCTAGATTTACTCGCTTTTTTGATTTACACTATCCTTACTCATTACGTAAGTCTAAAATGAAAATGGTAATTCAAAGTAACCATTCTGCTTATGTACAAACTATGAATGATAGATTTAGGTCTAAACAAGATATTACAATTTGGCTAGTGAGATACTACTCCTTGGTTAATGGGGAGTTTTCAGTTCGAAGTCCTAGAGTAGGAAAAATATATGATTTATATACTAATTTTGATGCGGCAAATAAAGATATAAGAAATGGAAAACATAAAATGATTGTTATTAATGATGATGCTAATATTGATCATAAAATGTTTAAGAAAATATCACATTCATTACGGCAGACTTTTGAGGGGAAATTCCCCGATAAGTCATCTTTTGAAAATTGA